The Poseidonibacter lekithochrous region AATTTGTTCATCATTTATTCCACCACCATCATGAATTTTCATAGAATCGTTGATTTTTGCATAAAATAAAGTTTGAAGACCACCACTTACACCAACATTAGTATAAAAAGAAGATATTTTTTCAATAGATTCTAATGGTACATCAAAACCACACTCTTCATCTATTTCTTCTCTTGCAATTTGCTCTAAGGATTTATCTTTATCAACAATACCTGCACATAATTCATAAGTAAAAAGTTTACTTTTATCATTAAGATATACCGGTGGACGAAATTGTTGAACAAGTAAGAAAGAGTTTTTTTCTTCATGGTATAAAAGTACAGCAACCGAGTCAAAACTCTTAACTGCTTCCCATTGTTTATCTACACCATTTTGATTATAAGTAATTTTAACAGGATGGACAAACTTTGTATCTTCTAAAGTAGACATTTTAAAATCTTTAATTATATTATTCATAAAAGTTCTTTCTGTTAATTTTATAGGCTTTAGACTAAAAAGTATTTTAAAATACTACTTTTTAGTCTCTAATTTACAATTTGCTCCAACAACAATAGATGAAAAGTCAATAAAGAAAGATGAACCTTTTTCAATCTGAGATTCTAAGCTCATCACTAAATCGTACTCAGCACAAATTCTTTTTACAATATCAAGACCAATACCAAAACCACCTTCTATATTGTTCCCTCTTTTATATCTTTTAAATATCTCTTTTTGCTCTTGTTCACTAATACCAATACCATGGTCTTCAACACATAAAAAGTTACCTTTAATTTTCACATTTACTGTTGAATTACTATTACTATATTTAACAGAATTTGAAATAAGGTTATTTACAATTTTTTGTGTTTTAGTTCTATCCATTAAAACAACACAAGACTCTAAGTCTGCTTCAATTACAATATTTTTTGTAATTGAAATATCATTAAAGTAATCTACACTTTCAGATACTAAATCTTTTAAATCAAACTCTTGATGAACATCTTCATTCATTTCATTAAAAGCTGAGAAGTGAATATCATTATATATTTGAGATATTTGTTTTGTACTACTTGTAATATATTTCATCATTTTTTCAGGATTCTTACCTTTTTTAAGCATAGAAACCGAAGTCATAAGAACAGTAATTGGAGTATTTAATTCATGGGCAGAATCTTTAATAAATTTATCCATATGCTCGACTTTTTCACGTACAGGTTTTAATAAAATTTTGGCAAGTAAGTACGCAATAAATCCAATAAAAATTGCACACATAACAAGTGCAATTAATATATAAATTTTTAGTTTATTTTTGTCAATTGAACCTTGACAAGTCTCTAGAACAATATATTTAATAGGAATCATTTTCTCATTAATAACCGCAATATAGAAATTAAATCTATCTTTTGCATAAATACTTTGAGATAAGTCAACATATTTTTTACCATCTAAATAAGAATAAATTAGTTTTTTGTTTTTATCATATAAAGCATATTTAATATGATCTGATTTTAATTTACTAGGCACGAATTTTTCATTTTTCATATAACTATTCATAATGTCAGTTTTTACTTGCATAGAAGCATTACTAAGCTCCATATCACAAGATTCCTGAAGCATTCGTACTTCATTATTGTAATAAGTATACAAAATAACACCCACTAATAAAATAGCAGATCCCATGTATATTGATAAAAAACTAATTAATGCTTTTTTCTCATTTCTGTTCAAATTTGTACCCTATTCCTCTAATCGTTACGATTCTTTCTTTTCCTACAATTTCTCTTAGGTTTTTAATATAAACCCTAATTGTAGCATCAGTAGGCATATCTTCATAAGCCCAAATATTTTGTAGTAACTCTTCACTTGAAACTACTCTATTTTTGTGAGTGCAAAAGTATTTTAAAATATCTCTTTCTTTTTGAGCAATACTAACACTTTTACCTTTTAAAGTAATCTGACAAGAATCAGGATCAAAAACAGTATTATCATCTATAATAATTTGTGCATTTTGTTCAATTGAGAATTGTCTGCATAGTTTTAAGATTCTTTGATCTAACTCTTCTAAATCAAATGGTTTTTTAATATAGTCATCAACACCATTTTCAAATGAATCTTTTAAGTGTTTGGTATCTTGATATGCTGTAAGCATAATTGCAGGAGTAGAGTTTTTATAATCTTCTCTAATAGTTTTTAGAACTTCCATACCAGTCATAATTGGAGTATTAATATCAAGTAAAGCTAAATCAAATTTTTCATCGATTAAATACTCTAAAGCCTCTTGACCATTTGTACATAAAGTTAACTCGTAACCTTTATCTTCAAGGTGGTCACTTAATAAATCATTTAATGCTGCATCATCTTCTAGTAGTAAAACTTTCATAAACATTCCTAATATATATAATTTCTATTATATTATAATTTTGTTTATGACTTGTGTATTAAACGATTTTAAAATATTTTAGGATTTGACTTTGAATAGCTACATAAGAAATAGAGGCAATTAAAGCAATAATTGTTCCCCAGAATATTCCATAAGGTCCATATGTAAAATAAACAACTAATGAATAAATAACTACAGAACTTAATCCAAATGGTGTATTTTTTATAATTGTTCTAGCTTGTAAATTACTATGTCTAAAGTGAATTATTAATAATAATGGTAAAAGAATAGTAGGAAAGGCTGAGAATATTCCTGCCAAATTAGCTGATACATATTGAGGTAAACTTGAAACTATTAAAAATATTGTTATAGTAATAATTGATCTAAAAGCTAAGTCTGAAAAACTAACTTTTTCTTTCTTTTCAATTTTGTAATTTTCTTTTTTTGAAAAATAAATAGTTGCAATAAGCATTAAGCTTATCACAATTAATGGAGTAAAGACTATGTGCGGTGGTACATAAGAGAGTATAAGTGCTATTACTAAATAAAAAATAAAAGAAGTCACTAAACTTAGGGTAACTTCAAGTTTACCCTTGTAGAAAGTGCTTATGTAATAGCCTATACAAAAGGATAGTGCAGCAAATAGACCATGAATATTATATAATGCTACATTAGTAACATAGTCTACTCCATTTTCAATTGCAAAAAAGATTAATGTTATAGAACTCCCTACGGGCAAACCTGATAAAATTCCTGATAACTTAGGAGACAATTTCTCAGCGATAAAACTAAGGGTTAAGACTAGGCTTACCACGGAAATTGATTTTATTAGTAGAAGTTCTATAACAAATCCTTTTATTAAGGGAAGATTATATTAAAATTTCAATAAATTTCTTATTAATTGCAATTAATTTTCTACAAATTATCTAAAGTTATCAAAAACTAATGGTGCTTTTAATTCTAAACTCTTTAAATGTTTCATAACATTTTGTAAATCATCAATATTTTTACCAGTAACTCTAATTTCATCACCTTGATTAACAGCAGTAACTTTTAGTTTTAATTTTTTGATTTCTGTTTGAATAGTTTTTGCTTCATCTTTTTCAATACTATCAATAATTTTATATGTGAATTTTCTATTTCCACCACTTGCATCTTCTGCTTTAACTTCTTCAAGTGAATTAATTGAAATGTCTCTTTTATTCATTTTTGATATTAAAATATCTTTCATAGCATCAACTTTATTATCACTAGCACTAGTTAAAACTAAAGTCTTAGCTCCTTGATTTAAATCGATTTCTTTGATCATACCTTTGAAGTCATATCTATTATCGATCTCTTTTTGAGATTGAATAACTGCATTTTTCATCTCTTGCATGTCAAGTTTTGCAGATATATCAAATTGATGTTCTTTTGATTTTGCCATTTGTTTTCCTTGTGAATAATTAAAATTTTTTATTATTGTAACTAAGAAAAATAAAGTTTTTAATTAATAAAA contains the following coding sequences:
- a CDS encoding NUDIX domain-containing protein; translation: MNNIIKDFKMSTLEDTKFVHPVKITYNQNGVDKQWEAVKSFDSVAVLLYHEEKNSFLLVQQFRPPVYLNDKSKLFTYELCAGIVDKDKSLEQIAREEIDEECGFDVPLESIEKISSFYTNVGVSGGLQTLFYAKINDSMKIHDGGGINDEQIELMYLPIEKSDEFIFDESKAKTPGLMFSFYWFLKNKS
- a CDS encoding sensor histidine kinase yields the protein MNRNEKKALISFLSIYMGSAILLVGVILYTYYNNEVRMLQESCDMELSNASMQVKTDIMNSYMKNEKFVPSKLKSDHIKYALYDKNKKLIYSYLDGKKYVDLSQSIYAKDRFNFYIAVINEKMIPIKYIVLETCQGSIDKNKLKIYILIALVMCAIFIGFIAYLLAKILLKPVREKVEHMDKFIKDSAHELNTPITVLMTSVSMLKKGKNPEKMMKYITSSTKQISQIYNDIHFSAFNEMNEDVHQEFDLKDLVSESVDYFNDISITKNIVIEADLESCVVLMDRTKTQKIVNNLISNSVKYSNSNSTVNVKIKGNFLCVEDHGIGISEQEQKEIFKRYKRGNNIEGGFGIGLDIVKRICAEYDLVMSLESQIEKGSSFFIDFSSIVVGANCKLETKK
- a CDS encoding response regulator transcription factor yields the protein MKVLLLEDDAALNDLLSDHLEDKGYELTLCTNGQEALEYLIDEKFDLALLDINTPIMTGMEVLKTIREDYKNSTPAIMLTAYQDTKHLKDSFENGVDDYIKKPFDLEELDQRILKLCRQFSIEQNAQIIIDDNTVFDPDSCQITLKGKSVSIAQKERDILKYFCTHKNRVVSSEELLQNIWAYEDMPTDATIRVYIKNLREIVGKERIVTIRGIGYKFEQK
- a CDS encoding YajQ family cyclic di-GMP-binding protein → MAKSKEHQFDISAKLDMQEMKNAVIQSQKEIDNRYDFKGMIKEIDLNQGAKTLVLTSASDNKVDAMKDILISKMNKRDISINSLEEVKAEDASGGNRKFTYKIIDSIEKDEAKTIQTEIKKLKLKVTAVNQGDEIRVTGKNIDDLQNVMKHLKSLELKAPLVFDNFR